GTGAGAAAGAGCCCTTCAGAAAGTCGGTCTTCTGGAACGTATGCAATTCCGGCTTCGACTGCGTCGCTTACCGACTTGATTTTCAGGTTCTTCCCTGATACTTCAAGAGATCCACCTGTTACTGGGTCGAGACCAAACAATGCTCTTGCAAGCTCGGTTCGACCTGATCCAAGTAAGCCCGCTACGCCGAGAATCTCTCCCTGGTGTAGGTCAAAAGATATGTCGCGAAAGCTGCCTTGACTAGATAAATTGGATACTTTGAGTGAAATCTTTTCGCTGACGTTGTCCGAGTGAAACTTCTGTTCATCAAAGTCACGGCCAGTCATGTACTTTGAAAAAGACCGTCTGTCAAGTTCTTTGCTTTGGCAGGTGATTATTTTCTCACCGCTTCGAAGAATCGTGAACTTCTCTGCGATTTCGAAAACCTCTTCTAGCTTGTGGGAGACAAACAGAATCGCTATTCCCCGGTGCTTCAAATCGAGAATAAGCTTGAATAGTGTCTTGACTTCGTTTCGTGTGAGCGCAGTAGTAGCCTCATCCATGATGATGAGCTTGGCGTCAGACACAAGAGCTCTGGCGATCGCTATCAGTTGTTTGTCTGCTACTGATAGTTCTGATACTCGAGCGTCTATGTCGAGTGTAATTCCAATTCTCTCGAGAGCTTCTCTTGCAACCTGGCGGATCTCACGAGGTTTCACGATTTTCTTACCAGATGCAATTTGAGCGTTTAGGGCTAAATTTTCAGCAACTGTTAAGTTTGGAAATATCGAGAAGTCTTGGTAAATGACTTGTATTCCGTGCGCGATTGCTTCGTGCGGAGAAATCTTACGGACTTTTTCGGTGCCAAATTCGATAGTACCACTGTCGGGGGAGTGAACGCCTGAAATGACTTTGATCAGAGTTGACTTTCCTGAACCATTTTCTCCGGCAAGGCAGTGTATTTCACCAGGGTATATAGAAAAGTCGATATTTTTAAGGGCCTGTACGCCCTCAAAGGATTTGCATAATTTGTGTAGTGCAACTATTGGATATTCATCCATTACTTGCCCCCTAGATGTAGTATGAACAACACTTTTTCGCGTCTTATAGGACTGCTAGTCAGATTGGGTTCCGGACAGGGCGGAATCGGCTGAACAAGAAGCAGTCGATTCCGCCTGCCACGATTTGCTCGTTGAGTTCGCGGATTAGAAGCCGAAGTCGTCGACGTTATCTTTCGTGATGGTCACCCAAGACTTTCCTTGGAGAACTTTGTCTGACCCCGCTGCGAAGTGCATTTCTTCGTAGCCGGGTACCCCAAGATCGACGCCGTCCTTGATTTCTTCTCCGTTCAGAATCTTGGTGGCAAGGGAGGCCATTGCGTATCCAGCATCTGCGGGATCCCAAAGTGTCAAAGCTGAGACAAGATCTCTGTCAAGGATGTCTTTGTTTGTGGCGGGCATTCCAGTACCAGAGGTAAATACCTTGCCTTTAAGTCCAAGCTCATCAATCGCGCGCGC
The sequence above is a segment of the Schaalia radingae genome. Coding sequences within it:
- a CDS encoding sugar ABC transporter ATP-binding protein → MDEYPIVALHKLCKSFEGVQALKNIDFSIYPGEIHCLAGENGSGKSTLIKVISGVHSPDSGTIEFGTEKVRKISPHEAIAHGIQVIYQDFSIFPNLTVAENLALNAQIASGKKIVKPREIRQVAREALERIGITLDIDARVSELSVADKQLIAIARALVSDAKLIIMDEATTALTRNEVKTLFKLILDLKHRGIAILFVSHKLEEVFEIAEKFTILRSGEKIITCQSKELDRRSFSKYMTGRDFDEQKFHSDNVSEKISLKVSNLSSQGSFRDISFDLHQGEILGVAGLLGSGRTELARALFGLDPVTGGSLEVSGKNLKIKSVSDAVEAGIAYVPEDRLSEGLFLTRSIGENIVVSVLEKFSTHFGFLNKTKMAREEKEWVKELSIATPDPSFAVNTLSGGNQQKVVLAKWLAIHPEILILNGPTVGVDIGSKYTIHAFIKRLADSGISILMISDDLPELLETCNRILVMKKGRIVASCDTHSTTQIELNSMISDEISEIES